The window GTTCTGGCTATCATTGAGGGTGTTCGATTCTGGGTGAGGGAGgacgccatcgacgaggagcaCAGCCTTGTCGATCTCAAGGTGCTCAAGCCGATTAGTCGGTTGGGTGGAATTTCCTACGGCCGGACTACCGATGCGATTGAGATACCCAGACCTCATTTTGAGTAGGCAATGTATATTTGATAGAGCTGGAATGAGACATGAGCATTACATAGGGCATAGACGCACACGAGATGGGTTTGTCAGTGAGATACACGATTTGTCAGATTGGAGAGGTTCTTACCAACATTGAAATACGCATATTTGAGGTAAACAAATAGCCTAAGTGAATAATGCATTGGTAATTTTCTTGATTGGTCATTCCTGCTTATCAACACGATGATAGAGATGGTCCGGGCCAAAAACTGTTGATCTTGACAAGAAATCATTTACAAGGTAGgcgagaaggaaaaggaatAGAGTTAAGATACTTAGAGTCTGTAGTTAAGGTTCTTATGCAGATCAAATCCATTGAAAATAACGCTGTAGATAAGTGCAGACAACCTGACATATCCGGGAGAATAGCCTCGCCAATTGCTGAGCAACGCAGATAACTCACTAACGTTAGTTAACTAGATCCACAACTTACAAAGCCATCAAAACTCCTAATAACTATACCAAGCACATCGAAAATACCATAAGCAGCACGATAAGATTCTATGACAAACTGATTGCTACCGTGCCCGACTCAAGCCGTCCATCGTGCGGAGAGTCGGGCGGGGTCATTGTTATCTCCAACTATAAAGCAGGGCTGACGGCCATCAGACAAACAAGCCCGCATACTATTCTGCCTAGCTTCCATTCAAATCATTGATAATGTCGCAACCAGAATACGAGACCTACAAACTTGGTGACTGGGAACTCCAGAGCGGAGAGAAGATCCCCAATGCGCATATCGCGTACAAGACCTTTGGAGACCCCACGTCGCCGGCGATCGTCTATCCGACTTGGTTCTCTGGATGTAAGCatctcgctttctcttttACTTCCTAGTTATTAGAACCCTAAGAAACCTTGGACTCACTTTGCTATAGTGATATCCGACAATATCTGGCTAATCGGCAACGACAAAACCCTCAACCCTCAGAATTTCTACATCATCATCCCCGCTCTCTTCGGAAACAGCCagtcatcgtcgccatcgaaCCAGGCCAGCCCAGGCCCATTCCCCCGGTGCTCGGTATACGACAATGTGCGCGCCCAGCACGAACTCGTCACCAAGCACCTGGGCATCTCGCATTTATTCGCCGTTGTCGGCTGGTCCATGGGCGCAGGACAGAGCTTCCAGTGGGCAACGCAGTATCCGGAGTTCATGGATTTCGTCGTTCCGTTCTGTGGCTCTGCGAAGACATCGCTGCATAACCAGGTCTTTTTGGAGGGGGTTAAGAGTGCCTTGTTTGCAGCGAAGAAGATTCGTTCGGCTGGGTCTGGGGCTTTGGGTGTTAGAAATACTTCGGCGGAGGCGCATACGTGGTCAGAGGAGG of the Penicillium psychrofluorescens genome assembly, chromosome: 1 genome contains:
- a CDS encoding uncharacterized protein (ID:PFLUO_001148-T1.cds;~source:funannotate) gives rise to the protein MSQPEYETYKLGDWELQSGEKIPNAHIAYKTFGDPTSPAIVYPTWFSGLISDNIWLIGNDKTLNPQNFYIIIPALFGNSQSSSPSNQASPGPFPRCSVYDNVRAQHELVTKHLGISHLFAVVGWSMGAGQSFQWATQYPEFMDFVVPFCGSAKTSLHNQVFLEGVKSALFAAKKIRSAGSGALGVRNTSAEAHTWSEEEREVGLKALGRVYAGWGLSQAFYRHKLYETALGYKDLEDFMLNFWEKWACSKDPENLLTMTQTWQNADVSKQEPYNGDFEKAMASIKAKTLVMPAETDLYFPPEDSEYEVACMQPGIGKLEVFPSIWGHWAGGPGDSKEDVKWLDKKMDDFFAQKSMLDKLADKIDEVLG